TTGCATGAAGGCCAGTATCAACCACTAAACGAGCAGCTCTCAGGATTTCAAAGGTGTATCTGCCAAACCTGTACAAATGAAACGAGATGTCAATGTACTTGTTTTATGCATCTATATATTGACTCTGATGAGAAAATAAGTGATTTCCCATTTCAAAAAAGCATATCTTTTGAGAAATGtaataaattctttaaaattcttcCTTTGttaaaacttttgttttttattttccacaataattgtaatatccaggtgagcaatacagaccccctggacctcttgtttttttgtttttttttcgtgagagattttttaattaaagattaaaaactttataacaCATGATTTATACTTACAGTTCATAATTTGTAGTGTAAAGACCTAGCTCCTCTCCTAACGCCTCACAGTACAGTCCCCAGCCCTGTGGGTAGATACCATAATCAgtaattgtatatttcatgtAAACTTCGAAGGTTTTACCAAATACATAGGATTTTAATGCCAGATATACTAATTGGCTAGCTGTAAATAACAAGAGAAATATTCATCACAATTACCGAAATTAAAGAGGAACTTGGTGTCAAAAAGACAGTCTAGCTATCATTACAGCCCCTCATTGCTAAGTCATATGGTTACTGCTTTTGATAAACCTATAATTAGCCCTCCACCTACCGATCATGGTGGCCAGATGGTTTTAAAGGGTTTGATGTTCGAGGTTTCCATCTTTTGGTAGAGGTGGAAGTGGTCAAGATATTTAACACTCTACAATGAACCGTCCACTTCTTGGGTGCTACTTCAAAACCTACATTGACCAGATGCAGGAAATTCTTACTGGTATATGTCACAATGTCATTGGTTTTCTTCCAGGAACCCTTTCATCAAACCTTTACACATCCTAACAATAGCAGTTACAAGGAAACACTGACTTTGCTCTCTAGGTGTTGCAATTTACTTGAGGTGATTAAATGAATGTTGATAGAAAATTTACCTCAATATAAGCTGTTTGGAGTGAGAACCTTGTAGGAGCTCTGGAATACTTCATGTCTTCTATGTACTGACGGAAGGTTGGCACTCCTTTCTGTTGTATGGCATACATACTCTGTAGCATATGATAGATCACATTAATATTACCAACATACAAATTACAGTACCTTTAACACTACAGACCAAAACAGCTTGTGTAGTCTTTGAAATTATCAAGGGTAACCAGACCATTTTAAATCACAGGCCTTTGGCTCTAAAGACCTtttactctctatatatatgtaatactgtgtcaaggtcTAAAACTTAGCCGGCCATATTACACTActtaatttcagaaaaattgtcctttattaataactttataattatatttaatgtgACAATCGGAATCCTCAATTGAACACTGTCTTAAGGGTCACTAGGCCATTATTCAAAATTGTGGACATTATATTGTCCTGGTCGGACCCCACAGTGGGtcctgtgggaggggccaaaatgTCATTGATTTCTAAATTTAGAAGATAAttcttttcaaaatgtttgaatcaAATACTGATTATATAGATGTTACTTTGATTCCATttaaaaaacattcaaattatatGACACTGTGAGTCACCTGTAGATTGGCCGCACCCTCATGGAGGCTTAAAGCCATCAACTGACATATTTTGGTCTGGTTTTTGGGAAAATCACATTTAACATATAATTAgttttggtcatttgtaatatacATTAAAGCGAAACCTGTGAGTCTGAAATGTTGTCTATTTGCAATGGTGTCTGTGACATGACTAATgacaatataatatattgtaatgatgTGACTGAATTTTTTTTGAGGTTAACAATGAGTCTGTGACATGACAAGAGTAACATTATTATGCAATGTCATGATGTGACTGAAGGGTTTTTTGAGGTTAACAATAAGTCTGTGACATGCAAAGTGAACATTATATGCATGTATGATGTGACTGAAGGTTTTTGTTTAGGTTAACAATGAGTCTGTGACATGACAATTAGTGACATTATATGCATGATGTATGATGTGACTGAAGTTTTTTTAGGTTTAACAATGAGTCTGTGACATGACAATGTGACATTATATGCTTGTATGATGTGACTGAAGTTTTTTTATAGGTAAACAATGAGTCTGTGACATGACAAATGTGAACATTATATGCTTGTATGATGTGACTGAAGTTTTTTTGAGGTTAACAATGAGTCTGTGACATGACAAAGTGACATTATATATGCATGCATGAATGTgactgaagtttttttttttttaggttaaCAATGAGTCTGTTAGCATGACAAAGTAACATTAAATGCATTCATGATAGTGACTGAAGTTTTTTGAGGTTAACAAGAGTTGAGACAATTTAAGTGACATTAACAATGTGAAGTCTGTGACAATGAGTCTTGTGCATGGTTAAGATTGACATTAAATGATAGAGTAATGATGTGACTGAAGTTTTTTTTTGAGGTTAAAACATGAGCCTGTGAGCATGACAAAGTGACATTATATGCTTGTATGATGTGTACTGaagttttttatttaaacaatgaAGACTGTTGACAAAGTGACATTGAAATGCATGTATGAAACTGAAAGGTTTTGTTTTGAGGTAAACAATAGTGACATGACAAAGTGACATTATATGCATGAATGATGTGACTGAAGGTATTTTTTTGAAGGTTAACAATGAGTCTGTGACATGACAAAGTGACATTATATGCATGTATGAATGTGACTGAAGTTTTTTTGATGCGCCATTTAACAATGATTGACTGTGGCATGAACAAAGTGACATTATATGCATGTATGCAATGTGACAAGAAGTTTTTTTTGAGGTTAACAATGAGTCTGTGACATGACAAAGTGACATTATATGCATGTATGATGTGACTGAAGTTTTTTTGAGGTTAACAATGAGTCTGTGACATGACAAAGTGACATTATATGCATGTATGATGTGACTGAAGTTTTTTTGAGGTTAACAATGAGTCTGTGACATGACAAAGTgacattatatcataatatcTCAGTCTAGTTTCAAGGTTAGAGGAAACTCAGGCATACACGAGATATCTGTCATGGTGTCTATATCAGGTATGCTGTCTGGCCttatgaatacatgtatgtcattcAAAGCCAAAGAAAACTTTGCAATTAAGCTTCATGTTTGAAAAAGAGAGGGAGGGGGATCAAGATTTACATGTTACACAGTGAAGTTTTGTAATCAACAAATATCGGTTGttgaataatgaataaatattgtttgtaCTATTCATAGATCATAACCAAAATTTCTATTTTGCAGGTTCCATTTACATACAAGAAGGACGCCATTGTAGTGTTACGTTTCCTTGGTACCTCTCCTGCTAGCAGTAATCTGTGGCGACTGTTAAAGAGTCTTGTCACTCAGATCCTGACCAACATTGAAGGTGACCTCAACAGCATTCCATCAGAATTTGACAAACTTCTTGTGTTCTTTCAATCACTCATAGAAAAGTATGAGAAACACTCGTCCAAACCATTAGTGATATTACTAGACTCATTGGACCAGTTGAGTTCTGATTTTAGTGCACACAAACTCAGATGGTTACCGAAAAAACTGGGGAAGAATGTACGAATAGTGACATCAACTTATACAGAGTCGAATGACATAATAAATTCCCTCAAGTCGTTATTTTTGCCTGGCAGTTTCATCGTGGTGAAAATTCTTGGTGAGGATTTGAGTACaaaaattctgaaaacatgGCTTCTGTCCAGGAACAGAACTCTGAGCGACGAACAGTTTGACTATGTTCAGGAAGCTTTCGAGAAGTGCAGTTTACCTCTGTACGTTAAGTTAGTGTTTGAAGATGTTATGACGTGGAAGTCTTATACGcaggttaccatggaaacactCTCCTACACTGTACAAGATATTATCAACTCCCTGCTTCTGAGGCTGGAGATAAAACATGGAAAGATATTTGTGAGTCGAACCCTGGCCTATATCACTGCATCTCAGTCTGGAATCAGTGAAGCGGAACTTGAGGATGTGTTATCGCTTGACGACATTCTGCTGACAAATGTGTTTCAATACCATGTGCCACCATTTAGAAGAATTCCACCAGTTCTCTGGGTAAGGGTTCGGCATGACATCGCCAGTTATTTGGTTGACAAAGAGGTAGATGACACACGTGTGTTCTTTTGGTATCATAGACAATTTTATGAAGCTGCAGAAAAAAGATATCTTGCTGATTCATCGTTCAGCACAGAAGTCCATTCCTTACTGGCAGACTACTATCTTGGAACTTGGCATGGTAAACCAAAACCATTCAAATACAGTGATTCCCAGTGCAAGAAGTTAGGTCTTTCTTCACCAAACAGTGAAGCAGACAGAAAAGTCGCAGACCAACCAATCAGCTTCCTTTTTACAGAGGATGGTGTAGAGAAGAAAAGATTCAACCTTCGAAAACTCAACAAGCTTCCATTTCATCTCACCAATGCAGACAGAAATTCTGAACTGAGAAGCATCTGCTTATTCAGTTATGATTGGCTTTTAGCAAAGTTAACCGCCACATCAGTTCAACAACTCTTGTCTGACTTCCTTTTGTCAAAGCATGATAAAGATGGGATCCTTCAGCGAGTTCTGAAGACAGCACAATCAACCCTCGCAAAATACCCCAAAACTCTTGCTATGGAAATTTCTGGACATCTTTTACCACTTTTGGCAGATGCTAAAAACAGTGTAGAGAAATTTCTTGTTGAAGAATGCCTAGACAGGATACGATCAGAAAAGACAACATTACCATACCAAACTTGCTACAGCACCCCAAAGGAAGCTCTTCTGTTCAAGATTGAGTATCAAGGAATCCCTTTTGGATCCTCCCTTGTTGCGATTTCGAGTGACTCATCTCATCTCATTGCTCTGGCTGAGAACAATGTTTTGGTGATGTGGGACCTAACTACTGGAGAAATAGAACAGCAAATTAAGTTACTTGAACCAGACATTGTTAAGCTTAACATCATGACAATCTCTCCAGAACAGAACCTCGCCATGTTTTACTCAAGCTATCAGAAGCAGCAGAACCATGTAGTATTGGTGAATATGTCGACTGGCAATATCGTCAACAGTGTTGAGATGGAGAAGGCATATCCAGGTGTTGGCTTTACAGACAGTCTCTCATTTCTCTTGACCGAAACAAGAATCCTATGCTTGTATATTGGCCATTCTGCAGATTTGtttgacagacagacaggaaaGCTGGTGTCCCATTTTGATGTAGTGGCAGACGACATGGTTTTACTCCGGCACCAAGGTCGAATCCTGTTTCACGAGAAGCAGACGCTGAAGTACAAACTGTTTGATGCAGTTTCTGGAGAATATCTTGCTGAAGTAGAGATGCCCCAAGTACCTATGAAAATAATTCCAGTTCCCTCAGGTACAGAGGCGGTTGTCATTTTCAAAGATTCTTTGAACTTCAATGTTATTTGTCTTGATACCAATGACAAAAGATTTGGAAATCTTCTTGGTGAAAGAAAAATCTCCCACAAGATACAGACGACCCTCAATATTACTGATGCAAAATTCTCGTTGGATAAAGAAAACATGATTCTGACAACAAATCAGGGATTTGTGATTCATCATTACAAGTCAAATcgggaaaaaaatgtatttttgatacCGAACGATGTGAAACCAGACCACAACGTTCGGGCTTTTGAAGGTCACATGACACCTGACAAAAAGTTCTTCGTTTCTGCATACGAAGGTCATCTTATCGTCTGGGATACAGAGACAAgtaaagtatcaaaatccaCGGAGATAAGTCGGTCAAAAACAACAGTGGCAGTAATGTCTGAAAATGGAGAATTTCTGGTCACAACACACAAACGAAATAATGTGTTGACAGTGTGGAAGGTGTCGTCACTAGTCTCTAAACAGGTGACTTTTGAACCGCTGACCATCAAAACTGCCCCACGTTATCTAGACGTGGCTGAGACTGGACAGGTTGCTGTTATGAGAGGAAACATGTCAAATGAGGTGGCCGTTTTTGATATTCTTGGTGGTTGTATCAAGTTCTACATTTCAAAAGACTATGAGGTGATGCAGCCAGTTATTACACCAGATGGGCAACATTGTGTCCTGAGGGAATACAGCTCAGAGAATGTCCTCAAGGTATGGAGCACGGAAACTGGACAACTACGCAGTGCTGTTCCTCTGTCAAGTCTCCTAGTGAAACATTACGTTCTCTCCGACAACAAAATTGTCGTTTATGTCAATGATTCAGGGGAAGCTAAGGTGAGCTTCTGGACCATTCCTGACTCTAAACATATCCGCACAGTAGAGATAGGAACTGCCTTAGCTGGAGACATGTTCATGTTCTTTGACCATACCACTGacaatatcatcatttctgaatCAATCTCACCTGGGGAGGTTGAATTGTCAAACCTGGTGGTTTACAATATTGAAACGGGTGAAAAACGGTTTACCTTCCCCAGAGTTGTGTCTACATGTACGCAGAGTCTTGTGAGGGAGAAGGATTTAGTTCTTCTTCAACAGTGTGAAGAAGGATCTGACACTAAGTCACTGATTGTCCTTAACACAAGGGATGGCAAGGTGAAGAGAAAGGGAAATGTATGTTCACCAACTAGACTGTTTACATGCAAGAATGGACGCTTTGGAATAGACCGACAGAGAAATTTATATAACCTTGAGAAAATGACATTTGAGTTTCAATATGATCCAGATGGAGACTATCCAAAAAAGCCGAGCAATCAAGCAAGCCCAAAGTTAAGCGCAGACGGTCAAGTTGCTGTATGGCTAAATGTCTACGCATGTCTGTTGATGATCGGGGACACAAACACAGGTAGTACCACAAGTGTATGCCCGATCCATAGCATCCCTCTGTCCCTGAcaatcacacaacacaacctcTTACTGATCGCCTGTGAAGATGGTCGCCTCATGTTGCTGCAGCTTTTTGATGACAACAACGAGCAAAGTAACTTTGTGTCTGGATTCTTGTCCAGGCATAAAATTCATAGTCAGAAAACAAAGGTGGTCAAATACCAGGCAAAGAAGAAACCCCAGGGTCAGAAGGCGTCAAAGTCATGTACTATTCTGTAAGAGTAAAATGCCATAAATGCAATAGAGAAATCTTACGAACAGAAGGGGGTCATCGTCATGTGTGTACTTTTTTGTACAGAGTAAAATGCCAGGCAATTAAGAAATCTTAGAGATAGAAGTGGGTCATTGTCATGTGTGTACTGTTTTGTAATGAGTAAAATACCAGGTAATAAAGAAATCTTAGGGACAGAAGGCGTCAAAGTCCTTTACTGTTTTGTAAGGGTAAAATAACACCTTGGGGGCAGAAGGGGTTAAAGTCATGTAatgttatgtaaagggtaaacTACTAGGCATTTAAGAAGCCCCGCGGACAGTAGGCGTCATGTCATGTACTGTTTTGTGGagggtaaaaaaaaatcttccagACAGAAGTGGTCTAAATTGTATACTATTTTGTGAAGCTCCCAGTTGATGGATAGTtgtgaagggaagtaactttgaTAAATCAGCATTAATGCAAGTAGTAACACAACTACCTAGACTAGTCAATATATCATTAATCAAGTTAAATTAATTGTTCTGATACACACATTTGTCATTTTATGCTTATAACAATGGGTTATATACACGTCGGTGAACATGTGTATACTGTAACCTTGCATTTCTAGCTTGGGAACCAGGACAACATAGTTTCAATTGAATTTAGACATTGTAAGCTGGGAAATGTCAATATCTTTACTAGaaatcatattattataaatacatgtatattgtgtatgtGTAGTTAGTTTGAACTGAGGCATAGCATACCTAGTAGTAGCAGCAAAGATTTAGATATGAACTACTATAGTtatatactatctaaatctctggtagTAGCTAGCATTTATAAttgaattacattgtatttaatcTCTGGTAGTAGCTAGCATTTATAAttgaattacattgtatttaattcttagacctacatgtatataatttcatattttagaGGAGAtacaacttcgctagccaagggtatttagtGTGGTTCTCTTCCTAACAACTGTATTGTactaaatacccttggctagtaAAGTTGGAGGAGATATTGGTATAGATATTATATAGTAAACTACATCTAGTCATTGTCTCTGTcctgttttaaaatgtttgcaAGATTTAGATTGtttcatgttttaaaatgatgtgaattttTCCCGTTAGCAATTACTTTGTATATTAATCTACTTATGTAAAActattttatgaattatatttatagtaCATGTTTTACACATGATTTTACTTGTTTTTGTTTGGAAGTGATATCATTTAAGTCTGCCTTGGTTATATGGGCAGACTCTTTTTTAACTTTATACTTAAAAGAGCATTAACTCTACAAATATAAAGTCTTGTATTTATATAACTTTCGATGGCGcttaatcatgaatattttacatGTCTCTGCCTTGCAGACTGTATTTCACATTGACTTTTGCATAATCAAACAACATTGATATCTACCTCTATTGCTGAAGATATTTGTATGAAATGGaggaatttttttttccatattgaTCACAATTCACATTTCCATAActttttgcatattttatataacacattgatgAACAATCAGATATTATCAGAGTCAaagaaaatagtaaaaaaagAGTAAAAGAGCATAATCAAACAACATTGATATCTACGGTACCTCTATTGCTGAAGATATTTGTATGAAATGGAGGAAAAATTTTTTCCCATATTGATCACAATTCACATTTCCATTACTTTTCGCATGTtttatataacacattgatgAACAATGAGATATCATCAGAGTCAAAGAAAATagttaaaaacaagaggcccatgggccttaacggtcatctgactattagtacaatacaacatagtcgtttaaagattttagcctatttgacctctgtgaccttgattgaaggtcaaggtaattcatttgaacaaacttggtagcccttcatccaagcatgctacatgcccaatatcagtagccttggccttctagttcttgaaaagaagtcatttaaagattttagcctatttgacccctgtgaccttgaatgaagatcaaggtcattcatttgaacaaacttggtagccctttatcctagcatgccacagcctaatatcaggtctctaggcctcttagttattcacaagaatttgtttaaatgattttagcctatttgacccctgtgaccttgaatgaaggtcaaggtcatttatttgaacaaacttggtagcccttcatcccagcatcctaccggccaaatatcagtaccctgggccttctggttcttgagaagaagtcgtttaaatagattttagcctttttgacccccgtgaccttgaatgaaggttaaggtcattcatttgaacaaacttggtagcccttcatccaagcatgtcacaggcccaatatcagtaccctgggccttctggttcttgagaagaagtcgtttaaagattttagcctatttgaccctcgtgaccttgaatgaaggtcaaggtcatttatttgaacaaacttggtagcccttcatcccagcatgtcacaggcctaatatcaggtctctaggcctcttagtcattcacaagaagttgtttaaaggattttagcctatttgacccctgtgaccttgaatgaaggtcaaggtcgtttatttgaacaaacttggtagcccttcatcccagcatcctacaggccaaatatcagtaccctgggccttctggttcttgagaagaagttgtttaaagattttagcctttttgacccctgtgaccttgaatgaaggtcaaggtcatttatttgaacaaac
The nucleotide sequence above comes from Argopecten irradians isolate NY chromosome 1, Ai_NY, whole genome shotgun sequence. Encoded proteins:
- the LOC138318986 gene encoding uncharacterized protein codes for the protein MKTVDKVTLKCMYETERFCFEVPFTYKKDAIVVLRFLGTSPASSNLWRLLKSLVTQILTNIEGDLNSIPSEFDKLLVFFQSLIEKYEKHSSKPLVILLDSLDQLSSDFSAHKLRWLPKKLGKNVRIVTSTYTESNDIINSLKSLFLPGSFIVVKILGEDLSTKILKTWLLSRNRTLSDEQFDYVQEAFEKCSLPLYVKLVFEDVMTWKSYTQVTMETLSYTVQDIINSLLLRLEIKHGKIFVSRTLAYITASQSGISEAELEDVLSLDDILLTNVFQYHVPPFRRIPPVLWVRVRHDIASYLVDKEVDDTRVFFWYHRQFYEAAEKRYLADSSFSTEVHSLLADYYLGTWHGKPKPFKYSDSQCKKLGLSSPNSEADRKVADQPISFLFTEDGVEKKRFNLRKLNKLPFHLTNADRNSELRSICLFSYDWLLAKLTATSVQQLLSDFLLSKHDKDGILQRVLKTAQSTLAKYPKTLAMEISGHLLPLLADAKNSVEKFLVEECLDRIRSEKTTLPYQTCYSTPKEALLFKIEYQGIPFGSSLVAISSDSSHLIALAENNVLVMWDLTTGEIEQQIKLLEPDIVKLNIMTISPEQNLAMFYSSYQKQQNHVVLVNMSTGNIVNSVEMEKAYPGVGFTDSLSFLLTETRILCLYIGHSADLFDRQTGKLVSHFDVVADDMVLLRHQGRILFHEKQTLKYKLFDAVSGEYLAEVEMPQVPMKIIPVPSGTEAVVIFKDSLNFNVICLDTNDKRFGNLLGERKISHKIQTTLNITDAKFSLDKENMILTTNQGFVIHHYKSNREKNVFLIPNDVKPDHNVRAFEGHMTPDKKFFVSAYEGHLIVWDTETSKVSKSTEISRSKTTVAVMSENGEFLVTTHKRNNVLTVWKVSSLVSKQVTFEPLTIKTAPRYLDVAETGQVAVMRGNMSNEVAVFDILGGCIKFYISKDYEVMQPVITPDGQHCVLREYSSENVLKVWSTETGQLRSAVPLSSLLVKHYVLSDNKIVVYVNDSGEAKVSFWTIPDSKHIRTVEIGTALAGDMFMFFDHTTDNIIISESISPGEVELSNLVVYNIETGEKRFTFPRVVSTCTQSLVREKDLVLLQQCEEGSDTKSLIVLNTRDGKVKRKGNVCSPTRLFTCKNGRFGIDRQRNLYNLEKMTFEFQYDPDGDYPKKPSNQASPKLSADGQVAVWLNVYACLLMIGDTNTGSTTSVCPIHSIPLSLTITQHNLLLIACEDGRLMLLQLFDDNNEQSNFVSGFLSRHKIHSQKTKVVKYQAKKKPQGQKASKSCTIL